The nucleotide sequence TGGAGTGCAGCCTAAGATCTCCTGATTTGCCCCAATAAAATTGGCTCATTCATTCATGCCTGCTGCGATTCCCACCCCAAAGTTCTCTCCCAGGGAAGGGACTCCCTGGTTGTCTCTCTGCGCGAGTTGCCGTTCCGTCATCCTCCTGCCAACCCACCTCTGCATTTGGAAGCAGCTGGGCCACTTCGCCGTAGAATCACAGAAGGGACcttccaaggtcatccagcacaCCCTACAAGGCAGCAATCTCCACCAAAGCCTCCCTGACAGCTGGACATCCAACGTCtcctgagaaacctccaagggaggagagcccACCGCCTTCCGAgagagttgagattcctgcattgcagggggttggacttgatgacccttgggggtaccTTCAAAACCCAAAATTCTGTAGTTCTACGAGTCTGCTCCCATGCCAAACGGCCTGCCCAGGGTTGGCGTCTCCCCGCCTGCCACCTGGTCCTCACCTGCAGCCTGTTCCGTGTCGCTGCGTCCAGCATCACCAAGTCCTTGAGGAAAGTGCCCAGGTAGGGGACCACGCCCTGCGGGGAAGAGATCGAGAGAGGAAGGAGGTCAGAGACGGGGAGACCTGCATTCCTGGCCCCTCGGCCCTAGCCCGCCTCCCCTCCTCTTGAAGTCAGGGTACCACGGGGCGATGCTCCAAAGATCTCCGCTGCTGCCTGCGCTGGATTGGGTCCGCCCCAGCCCCTCGAGGGTAGCCATCCTGTGGGGAGCAGGAGAAGAGAATTCAGAACTGCATTATTTTAGGATAAATTGCATGGCGAAATGTGCAAATCGGTccaaattgcattcaaagacgTGTTCAGTAGTAGGGTATCAGGAGACTCCCTCGAAAGGCGAACGTCTCTCCcccattggaggttttcaagcagaggcctaggaccctcgtacctatgggaccacctctcccagtatgccccacagaggactttaaggtccacaaatagcaacaccctagaggtcccgggccctaaggaagtcagattagcctcagctagagccagggccttttcaactctggccctggcctggtggaacacactgtctcatgagaccagggccctgcaggatctgatttcttcccgcagggcctgtaagacagagttgttccacctggcctttggcttggaatcaacttgatccccttcccctctttcctttttcatttctccttctgtgatggaactgctatttggggacttccctggcttttttctggcccacgtaggaccagtccggatagttggccttggtgaagacttgacgttttcatccccaattaagtttttgattgagtttccactgaaacgaggctgcattttaatgttgtattttaatcttgtttttaagttgtattttaattaattgtttttatacctggtgttagccgccctgagcccagtctttgCTGcagagggaggggtataaataaaaatgatgattattattatagaggctggatggccgtctgccagggACTATTTCGCTGCAATTCCTACAAATCCCTGAGTCTCAGGCCATGTCCCGGATGTCGGAGACAAGCAGAGGAACACTTGACACACCCCATCTGGTTTTATTTCGGCACCTGAACTTCAATGTTTGTTTTCATGGGCCGTTTTCTTTCCTGTGTTCCCTTTCCGCTGGTGAGGAGCCGCCTCGGAAGAGTTTGTTGCCCAGAAAGTGAGGACTGTAAGCACCGATGGAGCAAAACCAAACAAGCCAAGTGAGAAGGTTGGCTCAGAGATGCAAGGGATTGCCTCAGGATAGGATATGCAATAGATTAGGAACTGCAATTCGCAAAAAGTCAAAGCCCTGAACATTTTTGTGCCAGGGGAAAGCTGGTGTGTGTGCGTTTAAAAGTCAACCACTTCCTAGACATCGAGAGCCAGggtagtgcagtggttagagtggcaGAATGCGACCTgggagagaatcatagaatcttagagctggaagggacctagggtcatctagtccaacccgctgcaatgaggaaatctcagctaaagcatccatgacggatggccacccaagctctgccttaaaatctccaaggaaggagagtccaccatctctcatgggagtctgttccactgtcaatcagctcttactgtcagaaagttttttcgtatgttggaatctcctttcttgtaacctgaagccatgggttcgaatcctaccctccacagcaggagaaaacaagcctgctccctcctccatggggcagcccttaagatatttgaaattTCCCctcaagtctcctcttttccaggctaaacatccccagctccttcaactgttcctcataaggcttggcttccagacccttgatcatcttggtcgccctcctctgcacaccttccagcttgtcaacatccttaaattgtggtgcccagaattggacgcaGTATTCCTAGTGTGGTGTGACTAAGGCAGGATAGAGTGGGACTctcacttcccttgatctggacactagacttgatgcagcctagaatcgcattagctttttttgctgctgcatcaccctgtggactcaagttcagcttgtggtccaccaagaaccCTAGATCCTTCCCACATGCACTGCTAGTCAGCCAGGGGTCCCCCATCCTCTATTTGTGCATctgcttcttcctgcctaagtgcaggatCTGACATTTGTCTATGTTGAAATGCATTCTGTTAGCCTGGGCccaattctccaatctgttacggtCATTTTGGATCCCGATTCTGCGGAGAACGTGGAATAAACACCTGGAAGAGGAGCCTCCGGCTCTGGCTATAGTTGTCCTCTTCGGAGCAGACAGCACTCAGCTCCTCATAGCAGCGGAGGGAATccctggagggggggagagaagctgagTAGGGCAGTCTCAAAAGGGAACCCCCTCCCTCAACCGCACCCCAGCACTAAAATACGACAGGGACAAAAGGTCAGCCAGGCCACCTTTAGAAGTTTAATGGTCTTCGCCCTGCCTAAGAGGGATCAGGCTTGTGCGCTTGTAGGGACCTCCCTAGACACCTCTGCTGCATTGGTTAGCTGTGattctggggttggactagatgacccagagGTGTCTCACCCAACCCTACAATTCCAGATGGTGCCTGGAAGGGAAGAGAAGCGCTTTGGGAGGAGGACCTAAGGACCTGGGCAAGAAGAGGGGAATGGCCAGGGCGGATGGCTGcctggtttttgttgctgccagGAAGAAGCTCAGGGTCTCAGAgacgggtgtgtgggtgtgtttctgCGAGGAAAAGGAGCTCTGAAGCAGAGGATCGGGGCCCACCTGGATGTCTCCTCCCATGTCCTCTTGAGGCGATGCAAAGGGGTGGACTTCAGTGCAGAGACGATGGCATAGAGAGAGGAGAAGTTGCGGAGGAGAAAACACTCCTGGgaaaagagaaaataataaaAGGGTCTGTCAACCGCCTTCCTGGAAGGTTTTTATGCAAAGGCCACGTGTTTAAATCTAAACAACAACGACAAATGCAGCTTACAAACATTCCAAACAAATAGATAAAGCAGCAGTTGGCAAACACTGCTCCGTGGGCCCAGAAACgttgctgttgtttgtttattgttgttattattattcctgccttCCCATTCCAACTCCACGACTGCATTCTGGattgctcagtcggtagagcacaagactctcaatctcagggtcatggattcgaGTGctgcgttgggcaaaagattccagcattgcagagtgtagggggtgcaaatatccagagtgggggggggggtcaggtgggattgctatgaggaattatgaaaaatgaagcaagccattgtgtccgcgatgcgttgactgggtttgattcattgacaacAGTTTCTGATCGAAACCCCCAGGCCTCTCCACCTCGgccatttgctttctctacaCCAGACAGGCACATATAAGCATTCTgaaacacaggccagttgcttcaccaggcatcctcagtacataaagTTAGTAGGTTACTTTGAGGTAGTttaatctttagatagatcttaagggccaggaagagagttcacaaggagatggcAAATACTGCCATCCCAACTCCTGTTTATGACCTCTGGGgttttgctgaatgcattcctctagtcctgttttatttactctcagatatgtatgcatgctcaaagtagtctttgtagttaaaagaatttcttctgatctgtcccacgtggggtttttgaaatgctcagaggaaatctgattgattcttacgaacactgtgtaaaaagttctttcgtgaataaaacgacctgggccaaggggtggACAGAGGAGAATTATTATTACTGgcacctcctcccagagtcttgctggtcaagcctcgtgtgcattttattaatcagagtccaatccttccttgctttgggaacgctacagcagagggttgggctggatgacccttgggtggcCCATTCCAACCCTAACCGTCCGATGGTTCTATGAATTCCATCATTCTGTTACGATTTCAGCCTACCCACAACGCTTAATCCAGCAAGAAGCCAGAAAGGGACAGAAGGAACCGCGACGCCCTCGCGAGGAGGACCCACCTCTGCCACGCGGATCCACTTCTCCAGCAGCCGTGCCCTCTGCGCCGCCCGCAGCTCCGTGTCGCCCAGGCAGGAGGAGACGACGGCGTTGGCCACGCGGTTGAACTGGGCCACGGTGGCGCGGACGGAGGGGCAGGCCCCCTCGTGGCCTCTTTTGTCCCGCTGCGACCACAGCTGGCCCTGGCACTCGTGGGGCACCAGGCGCAGGAAGAGCTCCTGCGGGGATGGGAGAGAAGacactgaagggggggggaggaagacaggagagccgccccccccaaaagcccGCAATCCCTGGCAGGCTGGCTTAAAAGGAACCCGAAATCTGTGCCCCTCAAACGCAGGCTAGGTGAATGGCGAGGGATTCTCTGACCAGGAAGAACAGCTtctgttctattattattattattattattattattattattattattattattttaccaacacccaaacacaaacagtgaaaactgccaggcggctgatacattgggtatacaatattcaataatatacgtTTTCAATAATATTCAAtgataacatattcaaatcaaccatatgtgcACTTCTAaataccttaacactcctccctccacaaggtttatttaacttttaacattttaattgccccagatggttcaaacctacccaaataattcaatatcttctcaacatattcaataatacagtggtacctcgggttaagtacttaattcgttccggaggtccgttcttaaccttaaactgttcttaacctgaagcaccacttcagctaatggggcctcctgctgctgccgcgccaccggagcacgatttctgttctcgtcctgaagcaaagttcttaacccgaggtactatttctgggttagcggaggctgtaacctgaagtgtatgtaacctgaagcgtatgtaacccgaggtaccactgtattcaataataacatgttcaaatcaaccatatgtacactaCTATAcaccttaacactcctccctccacaaggtttatttaactttttaatTGCCCCAATAATGCAATATCTTCTCAGACCAATCCTCCTATTTCTACTGGCCAAGAACAGCTTTCGTTGACGGAAAGCAAAACCTCCCAAGTCTCCAGTCCTCATGCCCGAAGAGGTGGAGGGTGGGCCGTGATAGAGGGCAGAACaagggttgtggagctcatccaGACCCCCTGCAGGATCCCCCCAGGCCCTCTCCCCTGCTCCCCATCACACTCACAGCATCCTGCGCGGTGAGATGAGCGGCCACGTCTTCCGCCTGGAGCCCCAGGATGTAGTGGGGGTCTGGGGGCCCTTCGTCCGTGATGCCCTCGTCCTCCCGGGGGTCCTCCTGGCCTTTGGGAGCTCCCTCTTGGCCGGCTGCCAGGAGGGTCTTCTCGGGGTCCGATCCACTACCCAGCGCCCAGCGCAGCCAGGCTCCCAGCTGCTCCTTCAGGCCAGCGTCCAGCCCCACAAAGTCCTCCGGGTATCCGTCCAGCCAGGAGCACAGTAGAGACCCCAGGGCcctgtggggaggggaaggggggggggagtctgtgaCTGCTGGGATCCCAGgaagccccacccaccccagcacaACAGCCAGTCAGAGAGGCCCATTATGGGAAACGGGCaagtgggattcgaacccccaaGAGCCCTCTCTTCCAGCATATAATCAGAATCGTTGGAAGGGGCCTgctggtcatctagtctaaccccgtTTCTCTCCAGGTGTGTCGGCCTCTTCTTCGCCTTCCCTCCGAATGAAAAAGCCCCAAAGAGATGGCTCAGTCCGTAGCTCTCAGAGTCGTGAGTTCCCATGatgggggaaagattcctgcattgcatttgaCTACATTGCAgagaggtgcaggtcaattctgtatccagggcagctgtctctcagctccatctgatacacaggatgagaccctacctgcctgccgactgtctcgccagagtggtgcatgccctggttctctcccgcttggactactgcaatgcgctctccgtggggctccctttgaaggtgacccggaaactacaactaatccagaatacggcagccagactggtgactgggagcggccgccgggaccacataacaccggtcctgaaagacctacactggctcccagtacgtttccaggcacaattcaaagtgttggtgctgacctttaaagccctaaatggcccagtagacctgaaggagcgtctccaccccagacACCtgggtccagctccaagggccttctggcggttccctccctgcaagaagtgaggttgcagggaaccaggcagagggccttctcagtggtggtgcctgtcctgtggaacgccctcccatcagatgccaaggaaataaataactaccagacttttagaagacatctgaaggcagccctgtttagggaagttttgacattttattctgtttttaatgctcttttgaaagccgcccagagtggatggggaaacccagccagatgggcggggtataagtaataaatttttttttattattattattattattattattattattattattatttgactggATCCCTCTGGTGTCCCTCCAAACTCTCCCATTCTATGGCTCTGTGACCTTTCCGGTTGCCCTGTCCTGAACCCGTCTCAGAGACACCCTACCCCAGACGGCAGGTGCAGCCTCCCAGATCAGGGAGTCTCTGGTGACTCACTCGTGCGAGGGAGCCAAGCCCACGTGCCCTGGCCTCGCCCCCGGCCCCCACCCCAGTCCACGTGCCTCACCGCCAATCCCTCCCGGGAGCCCACGGCAAGACCAGACGCAGCCGGCAAGCGCCTCGTCTCTCCGGAGGGCGTTTCAGGGAGGGAGTCGTCTCCCGCACCCGCTTCCCACTCAAGGCTCAAAGGAGCAGCCCTGCTTGACCCTCTCCTGACCTAATGTCCTGTCTCCAAAAGGGGACAGCCCAGGAGGACAGTCTCCCAGGCCAGCAGAAAATATCTATATTCTGCAAgccgggaggagagggggggaatgACTGACTATTTTTGTGTGCGTTTGGCTTTTTTCCCTTAAACCACttatttgtgttttaatcttgtatttttatctagTGAATTGCCCTGAAAGCTTTTGATGGATAATTTAGAAATCCTAACCTTAATAATGGAATAGATGTAAATCCTTCCTCCGTGGTGAACTGATGgctggttttttatttatttattaaaaatatgtatataccaACCTATCATTAACAAAAGAGAGGTTTACAAGACAACAAGGTAACTTTTTAACATGGTCTTGTGGAGAAGAAGGCTTTATGGTTTTATTGCTATAAATGGCTTTGATTATCCTTTTTGTATGACACAAAGCTGTACGAATATTTTCACCAAGGCGTAAACAAGCGggatttactcctgagtagacacgCGAGAGCCGCTTCAGGAGGTTGCAGGGccacctgtcctggatgcttttgctgagatccCTGCCTggcgggggctggactagatgaccacagggggaccccttccaactctacccttCTCTGTTTCTAAGTATGTAAGGCCGTTCAGAAGCAAGGCTGGAGATGGAGCTCAAACCCAGAACCCAAAGGCTCGCGGTGACCactgtgcctctgagcatgtgccgaGTTCAGGGACGtctgagattcctgcacggcaaggggttgggctagatgaccgccaGGGGGCCTTGCAGTGCTACGATTCAAGGACCGTACCAAGTTCATAATCATAACACCAACACAGGCAGCCATCCTTCTGGTAAAGAGAGGAGAaagtccagaagcagcttagggaTTAGCTCGGAAAATGGGACTTAGGCTGCGGAGGGGGctatttcttttggggggggctgtTATTAAGTGCTCAGGGGAGCAGGGAAAAGGAAGCAGGCAGCCACTCACCGCTGAAGGTCTGCTGTTTCCGGGGTAGCGTCtgaactcgaacccacaaccgcCTGcagcctgcggggggggggggcagtgagaaAAACCAAGGGACTCAATAAATTAAGTAATCCTTCTACTCTCTCGCCCTTCCAGCGACCCGCCACCTCTCCACAGCCTCAGGCGGCTGCCCAGCAGGCAGAAACCCAACCGGTGATGTTCTGTTCTTACCATGAAAACTCAGCAATGTTAACGATGCCGCACAAGCTGCACCTGCTAGGTTTCCGCCTGCGGACCAAACAAACAGCACTGCcaacgtttcccccccccccccccagaccatcTCCCCTCCATTGCAAACCTCTCGAACAGGAACCCCAGGACCAGGCCGGTCGTGGCGAACGTCCGGTAGGTGGCCAGGAAGGTCGGCACGTAGCAGGTGTCCCCGAGCGAAGGGGCTTCCAGAAGGTGCCTGACCAGGCGGGGCAGCGATCCAGCCTTCAGCACCCGAGAGCGGCCGGCCGGGGACCCCGACACCCCCAGCGCCGAGGCATCAGTAGCCCCCGGGGGACCCGAGGCACTTGGCAGGTCCTcaccctgtggggggggggcagaaaaagaaaggggtgggCTCCAATGACAAGGAAGGAGGTTCGGTTTGTGAGCTGCAAGTTGTGGATTTCTTAGAAGCGGTTCCCTGCACGGCCGGTGGGTTgagctggatgacctctggggggTCCCAACCAATTTTTCAATTTTATGTAAACAGAGGCAGCCTCCTCGTTGTCGTCCTAATCTGGCCTGTGGCAGGTCATTCCCTTGCTTGGCTTACGCACCACCAGGGCCTCTAACTGTTGcacagcaggcagaaattcaacaggtgacgTTTCGCCAAATGCCACGGAAAGGCAGCAATGTGAGTGATACGCCTTTTAACATCGCTTCTCTTCCTTTGGCAATATACACCCCCAGGCATGGAGCACGACTTACCCCAGAGAACAGGCTGGCTTTGTTGGCGCCCCCTGGCAGCCGAGAGCTGACGGTGTAGATGGcgccttcctccttctcctcccacaaGGTCACTGGGGGCTGCggtggggggagaaaaaaatgacATTTTAGCCCGTGTGCaattcctgcccaccccccaagttGCCACCAGAGTGCTCCTTCATTTATGTCTATTTATTTGTGGGTCTGCGGCATTTCCGTCCCTCAAGCCTCCCCctcaacaaccctgagagggagGCCAGGCTGGGAGAAGGCAGCctgccaggatttgaacccaagtcctcAAACCACGGCACCACCTTGgcttctgacacccccccccccataaaacccTCCGAGCCTTACCTTCACAGGCAGGCAGTACCAACGGGTGCGGGTGAGGATCCCCCCCTCTGCGGAGCCCCCTCCCGGCTCCAGGCAGCCCCCCAGGCGGAGGAAGACCTTCATGGGGGTGGCAGATCACACACCCCCCTTTGCACCCCTCCTGCCCCCAGATGGAGAAAGGGGGGGTGTCCTCTTTGCTGCAGAAGATGGGCAGAAAGAGGGTTGGGATGGGGGGGCCCAGGCTGAACTCCCGGCCCCCCACCCAGGCCTCGTGTGTgtttctctcctgcctccctttcGGTGTCGGTTCCTCTCCTTCCGCTTCGCAGGATTGGGCCCGGCCCCTTCCCCGCCCTGCAGAGGACTTCCCCAAAAACAGGCCAAACCAGATTCCACTTCTCTCTctcagccaacccccccccccaacaacaacaacaacaggcccttTGCCTGGAAGCCCCGCGACACCCATGCACACCtaggcagcaggcaggcaggcaggcaggccggaGTCCAACAGGTGCAGCTGCCAGCTGGGAAGGCGTGCCCACAGCACCGGATCAAAGGTGCTCGCCTCCAGAGACGGAGCTTTGTCACCCGGGCAACGGAGCCACACAGTGGGTCAATAGAGAGCAGCAGGCAGACAcgcaaacacacacgcacacacacacacacacacacacataaacacgcACCTGTCCCAGCCTGCACACCGGCAATGCAAACAGACGCGCTGCGCCAACCCTGCagtgaaggccggcggggggcagcGCGATCACGACCCCCAAGCGGACCAGCCCCACACAatgaggcgggcgggggggggtcaCCAGTCTGCAAAGGGGGATCACcggtgggg is from Podarcis muralis chromosome 2, rPodMur119.hap1.1, whole genome shotgun sequence and encodes:
- the RGL2 gene encoding ral guanine nucleotide dissociation stimulator-like 2 isoform X3, which codes for MFPRSLRHLLDGGGDAGVTLSAFRSRTPESERGGPPTPEQPPVTLWEEKEEGAIYTVSSRLPGGANKASLFSGGEDLPSASGPPGATDASALGVSGSPAGRSRVLKAGSLPRLVRHLLEAPSLGDTCYVPTFLATYRTFATTGLVLGFLFERLQAVVGSSSDATPETADLQRALGSLLCSWLDGYPEDFVGLDAGLKEQLGAWLRWALGSGSDPEKTLLAAGQEGAPKGQEDPREDEGITDEGPPDPHYILGLQAEDVAAHLTAQDAELFLRLVPHECQGQLWSQRDKRGHEGACPSVRATVAQFNRVANAVVSSCLGDTELRAAQRARLLEKWIRVAEECFLLRNFSSLYAIVSALKSTPLHRLKRTWEETSRDSLRCYEELSAVCSEEDNYSQSRRLLFQDGYPRGAGADPIQRRQQRRSLEHRPVGVVPYLGTFLKDLVMLDAATRNRLQNGYINFEKHRKEFEILTQLRLLQANCRNYALSPDRHLQRWLQRLPRLSEGQSYQLSCTIEPPAEGATPGRPVKPTLVITHCADLATSIGMSTLVSWDKPSSPQAPPDLLLPPPASPTPHGQPHQTQRMKWPSVSSLDTAPENASPSSPEGLAPPPAMGGTFVRGHRRSASCGSAYPTAPAPDSGLPSDCRIIRVSMALHNGTLYKSILVTSQDKAPVVIAKALEKHNQDRVLAPNYELVQLLPEGRELAFATTANVFYAMSSTCLDFMLRPKRPREKPPPPPPPPKPKPPKGVEISATFPKIKATGRKIARALF
- the RGL2 gene encoding ral guanine nucleotide dissociation stimulator-like 2 isoform X1, translating into MFPRSLRHLLDGGGDAGVTLSAFRSRTPESERGGPPTPEQPPVTLWEEKEEGAIYTVSSRLPGGANKASLFSGGEDLPSASGPPGATDASALGVSGSPAGRSRVLKAGSLPRLVRHLLEAPSLGDTCYVPTFLATYRTFATTGLVLGFLFERLQAVVGSSSDATPETADLQRALGSLLCSWLDGYPEDFVGLDAGLKEQLGAWLRWALGSGSDPEKTLLAAGQEGAPKGQEDPREDEGITDEGPPDPHYILGLQAEDVAAHLTAQDAELFLRLVPHECQGQLWSQRDKRGHEGACPSVRATVAQFNRVANAVVSSCLGDTELRAAQRARLLEKWIRVAEECFLLRNFSSLYAIVSALKSTPLHRLKRTWEETSRDSLRCYEELSAVCSEEDNYSQSRRLLFQDGYPRGAGADPIQRRQQRRSLEHRPVGVVPYLGTFLKDLVMLDAATRNRLQNGYINFEKHRKEFEILTQLRLLQANCRNYALSPDRHLQRWLQRLPRLSEGQREGTVRRPSELDLSVWAERWGWRRTFSYQLSCTIEPPAEGATPGRPVKPTLVITHCADLATSIGMSTLVSWDKPSSPQAPPDLLLPPPASPTPHGQPHQTQRMKWPSVSSLDTAPENASPSSPEGLAPPPAMGGTFVRGHRRSASCGSAYPTAPAPDSGLPSDCRIIRVSMALHNGTLYKSILVTSQDKAPVVIAKALEKHNQDRVLAPNYELVQLLPEGRELAFATTANVFYAMSSTCLDFMLRPKRPREKPPPPPPPPKPKPPKGVEISATFPKIKATGRKIARALF
- the RGL2 gene encoding ral guanine nucleotide dissociation stimulator-like 2 isoform X2 gives rise to the protein MKVFLRLGGCLEPGGGSAEGGILTRTRWYCLPVKPPVTLWEEKEEGAIYTVSSRLPGGANKASLFSGGEDLPSASGPPGATDASALGVSGSPAGRSRVLKAGSLPRLVRHLLEAPSLGDTCYVPTFLATYRTFATTGLVLGFLFERLQAVVGSSSDATPETADLQRALGSLLCSWLDGYPEDFVGLDAGLKEQLGAWLRWALGSGSDPEKTLLAAGQEGAPKGQEDPREDEGITDEGPPDPHYILGLQAEDVAAHLTAQDAELFLRLVPHECQGQLWSQRDKRGHEGACPSVRATVAQFNRVANAVVSSCLGDTELRAAQRARLLEKWIRVAEECFLLRNFSSLYAIVSALKSTPLHRLKRTWEETSRDSLRCYEELSAVCSEEDNYSQSRRLLFQDGYPRGAGADPIQRRQQRRSLEHRPVGVVPYLGTFLKDLVMLDAATRNRLQNGYINFEKHRKEFEILTQLRLLQANCRNYALSPDRHLQRWLQRLPRLSEGQREGTVRRPSELDLSVWAERWGWRRTFSYQLSCTIEPPAEGATPGRPVKPTLVITHCADLATSIGMSTLVSWDKPSSPQAPPDLLLPPPASPTPHGQPHQTQRMKWPSVSSLDTAPENASPSSPEGLAPPPAMGGTFVRGHRRSASCGSAYPTAPAPDSGLPSDCRIIRVSMALHNGTLYKSILVTSQDKAPVVIAKALEKHNQDRVLAPNYELVQLLPEGRELAFATTANVFYAMSSTCLDFMLRPKRPREKPPPPPPPPKPKPPKGVEISATFPKIKATGRKIARALF